The DNA sequence TGAAGGCGGCCACGTTCTTCTGGCCCGGCTCGGATGCGTCCATTCAGGGCCGGAATCCCAGCCACTTCAGAAAGTACGACGGGCGCATTACCAATGAGGCACGCGTGAAACAGGTGCTCGACTGGTTGCGGCTGCCGGACGCCCAGCGCCCTGGCCTCGTGATGGCCTACTTCTCCGATGTCGATGGCAAAGGCCATGCCCTTGGGCCGGACGCGACCGAAACACGTGAGGCCATAGCCCGGCTGGACGCGCTCACCGGCGATCTGGTGCGCCAGGCCAGGGCAATTCACCCGGAGATGAACATCGTCGTGTTGTCAGACCACGGCATGACCACCGTCGTGGATCACGTGAACCTCTCCGGTCGCGCCGATTTCCGCGGCTGCATCGCGGCCAACGAAGCCCCGATGACGATGCTCTACTGTGACGAGCCCGAGCGCGTGCGGGCTGAGCTGATCAGGAACGCACCCGAGGTGGAAGTGTTCCGGCGGGCCGAGGTGCCGGCTCACCTTCACTACCGCGACAACCCGCGCATCGGTGATCTCGTGCTGCTGCCGAAGAAGCCGATCATCATCGAAATCCTGCCACCAGGTGACGCGGACTCCAAGGTGATTCCGCAGCTCAAAGGCATGCATGGCTACGACCCGGAGAAGTACAAGGACATGCGCGGAATCCTCATCGGCGTCGGTCCTGCCTTCCGAAGCGGCACAACGGCGCCCAGCGCCCGGACCGTGGACGTCTTTCCGCTGCTGTGCCGCCTGCTGGGGTTGCCGCTCCCTGCCGGGCTGGATGCGGATCTCAACCGCGTGAAGCCGTTGCTGCGCTGAACCGCCTGCGTCAGGCCATCGGGTAGTCCAGCGTCTCGGCCAGCCATTCGCGGTTCTCTTTGACCGCGTTGACCAGCTTGGCTAGCAGATCGGCACGCTTCTCGAAGAGGCGGTAGCCGTCGCGCGGCCGCAGATAGCCGCGGGCCTTGGGATGCCTGGCGTAGAGCGTCTCTTCGCCGAGTTCCTCGCGCAGACGCTCATAGCGGGCACGATTGTCGAGCAGTGCCTTCACCAGGAACGGCATCAGCATCGAGTAGTCGGCCTGCATGCTCTCGGTGGTCTGCTGATAGACGTTGCGGTCGACCTTACCCCAGGTCACAGCCTCGGCGGGGAAACAGGACGAGAGCGACCCGTCGGTGACCGGCGAGCTCACAATCTGAACGTCAAAGTGGTAGCCACGCACGTCGGGCAATCCCAACACCTGGCCCAGCGCCGGCTCCGGCTGGAGGTTGAAGTTCTTCGGGACGCCGCCGCCTAGCACAAAGGTCGCCAGTGCCTTCGTATCGCTCTCGAACAGACCCCAATAGTGGTAGGCGCAGCTTTCGAAGACCTCGGCGTGAATGTCGAGTTCGAATTCGTAGTTGTCGAGCAGGCCGGCCTGCTTCATCGCCCACAGCTTCATGGAGTTAAGAAAAACGCTGCCGTCGCCTGGAGCTCCGACGAAGTAGGGGATGGCCATCCTGTGGCAGACCGCCAGCATCCCGGGGGCGACACCGTTGCGCTGCTCCAGCAGGCTGAAACGGCGGCCCAGGAGATAGCGCAGTTCCGTCCCCGTCATGCGCTTCTGGAACTCAGGCTCGCGCAGCAGGGCGGTGAGGTAGCGGTCCTGGTCGAGCAGAACGTCTTCGTCGAACGCCATGTCGGTGACGCGGATGGTGTGTTCGTCGCGCAGGGCTCCGTCATCGCCAAAGATAGGCACTTCGTGGACAGGATCCCGCCGGCCGTCCAGACTGCGGTGGCCGTCGTGATAACACATCGCGTCAGTGCCACTGAGGTAGGCGACCCAGCCGGTTTCCAGCAGGGGAATCAACCATGTCTGGTGCTGGCCGGAGACGGTGACCGGGCCCGCAATGGCCATTGTCAGCGGGCACCCCATTCCGATGGCAGTATCGAGGATGGAGTAGATACGGCGAAAATAGGCGCCGCCGAACGCGGGCAGGCAATGCTGGATCAGCTCATGCAGGCTGTTGACTTCGTCGACGCGCTTGGTGCGCACGACACGCCGGTTCTGCTGACAGGGGGACTCGGTGGAATGAGGCATTTCGGTAGGTACAATTTGACGCTAACACGCCGGATAGGCCCGGACGCAATCTGTGGGTTTGTGGGGGCCGGACCCGAGCGGACTCGGCGCACAAAACAAAACCCGGCCCCCTTGCGAGGGCCGGGCGATGGTTTAGGGGACTCGAACAGCCGCTTATTTCGGGCAGCCGAGGCGCTTCAGTTCCCGCGGGGTCACCGTCTTGGCGTCCTTGAAGGAGCTGGGCATCTTGGTTCCCTTGGGCACCAGCCAGACTTCCACGCGGCGATTCTGATCGGCGGTGGAGGCCATGGAACCCGGGCGCTCCTTGGAAGCGGAACGGGTGGAAGTGCCGCAAAGTGCGGGCTGCATGTCGGAGACCTGCTCGGTCCCGACCCAATCGACCTTCACACGGCTCGGATCGACATTGGCGCAGGTGCCGGTACCGCCCGTGAGAACGGCCAGGGCATTGAGCGCGCGCTGCTTGTCCAGCGTGGTCGGACGGCTGGTCTTCGAGGCTTCGTCGTTGTCGATGTGGCCGACAAGGACAATCTCGTAATCCGGATCGGCGGCCTTCGGCGCGAGTTCTTCCAGCAGGACGCGCTTACCGCAGTTGTTCACGCGGCTGCTGCCCTTGGAGAAGATCACGTCGGAGAAGCGGATGGACTGCGGAGTGTAGTCGATCTTCAGGGTTCCGTTGGCGGTGGCGGACATGCCGCGATCGTCAGTCACCTTGCCGGTGATGGTGACGGTCTTGGACTGGATCTTGCCACCCTGGTCGAAACGAACCGACTTCGAATCGAACGAGGTCGTCGCCGAAGTCGGGTTGGAGATGGAACCTTCCGTGGAAGTCCACTGGAAGCTGACGGTCGAGCAGGCGGAACCCGTCGCGGTCGCACTCAGCGCGGCGCTCTGGCCGTACTCGATGGCGGCCGGGTTGACGGAAATGTTGCTGATGGTCGGAGCCGCGTATTCCTGCACACTCAGGGACAAGGTGTTGGCCTTGGCCGTACGGGTGGCGAGACCCTCAGTGTTGGGGGCGTCGGCCTGGAGTTCCACCATGTAGCTGCCGGCACGGTCCGGTGTGAATGTGAGCTCGGGGCTGTTGGTGCCTGCGGGCTGGCCATTCACCGTCCACTTATAGGTGATCGCGCGGCCTGCGGGATCGGTCACATTGGAACGAACCGTGATCGCGCGGCCCTGACACAACGTTCCGGATCCGGCCGAAAGAGTGCCGGGGTTGAGCGCTCCCAGCGGCTGGGGCGGAGGCGGCGGGGCCGGTGGAGCGGGTTCGGCCTTCTTGCCGATGTAGTATGTGATGCCGGCGGTCGTCTGAACGCCATTCAACATGCTGCCACGGGGAATGTACACACCCGTCGGCGAATTGTCCGGCAGCTTGAAGGTGGGGTTCTTGGTGTACAAACCGCGAACGTCGAACCGCAGACCGATACGATCTGTCAGATGGAACTTCAGGCCGCCACCGTAGTTCATCGCGGGCTGGATGTTATTGTTCGTGTTCTGAGCGCCATACACCTGGTTGGTGGCCAGACGGCCTTCCGCCTTGCCGGTGTCGGTGGGCGTGATGTTCAGCGCGGAAATGCCGACCGTCAAGAAGGGACGGAATCTCGAACCACGGGGCGTCCAGTAGACGACCGGGTTCAAGGAGTACTGATAGATACGGTTCCCGAACCCAAAGTTCGGTAGACCCGGTTGGTTTGGCTTCAGGAACGTAAAGTTGTTTGTGCTGTATGTGAAAGCCTGCTCCAGGCCCACATACCTCCAAAAGTTCTCGGTCACTCTGGCGCCGGCTGCGCCGCCATTATGCAGCTTTGTTCCAAGACCCTTGTCCACTTGCTGAAAGAAGCTGCCCCCCAGGAACCCGCTGAGTTCCACGTAATCGGGACGTTCGTCGCCCTCCGAGGCTGCTTTCTTCTTGTCCGATGCGGCCTGTTGGGCGCCGGCTGAAGTACAAATTGCCATCGCCAAACCCGCCGCGACCAGAGCCCGCGACCAGGATCGATTGCTGGGACTGAGTGTCGTAAGTTTCATATTCAGGGCTTCACCTGCCTTTAATCATTATGCTACCGATCAACTGAAAGGTCTAGATAAAACATTCCCAGATTGGGAGTTAGCCCCAACAGTCGATCCTTCTGACCCCACGCAAAAGTAAGCTTTTGAATGCTCGCTTCCACGATCTCCGCATGCGTCAAACTCTCCCACTCCCGGCCGCCGTTCGTCGACCGGAAAACCCTACCGAACTGTGATGCATACACCTCATCGGGCCGCTCCGGCCGGACCGCGAGCGAACTCACCGTCCCCGGCTGCAGCCCATTTTGCCGCCGCTGCCATGTCTTTCCACCGTCTTCCGATACGTACAACCCCTGGGCCGTTGCCACCAGCGCCGCTCCCTTGGGGCCGCCGGCGAGCGCTATGTCATTGACCAGGCTGACCGGAAAAAGAATGTTCATCACCTTCCACGAAACACCTGAATCCTCAGAGAGATACATCGCAAACGTGGTGCGCACCGCCACTCGCTGCGGCGCCGCCGGCGAGGTGTAGATCGCCTGGATATTGTGGGCGATGTTCACGCTGGTCAGCTTCACCGGCTGCCAGGTTTGGCCGGCGTCAGCACTCCGAAGCAACCCGGTGTCGGTGCCCGCGTAGACCAGGGGCTTATTCGAACTCACCGCCGGCACGCAGGCCAACGCCATGAGCCGCGGATCGGCACTGCTGAGCCGGAGCACCGTCCAGGCCTTTCCGCCGTCTCTCGACCGCAGCGCCCGGGTCTCGTTGCCGGCGAAAAGTAGTTTCTCGTCGCCGGGGCACCCCGCCAGCCGTGTGATGTGGTTATCCCG is a window from the uncultured Paludibaculum sp. genome containing:
- a CDS encoding PKD domain-containing protein, translating into MKLTTLSPSNRSWSRALVAAGLAMAICTSAGAQQAASDKKKAASEGDERPDYVELSGFLGGSFFQQVDKGLGTKLHNGGAAGARVTENFWRYVGLEQAFTYSTNNFTFLKPNQPGLPNFGFGNRIYQYSLNPVVYWTPRGSRFRPFLTVGISALNITPTDTGKAEGRLATNQVYGAQNTNNNIQPAMNYGGGLKFHLTDRIGLRFDVRGLYTKNPTFKLPDNSPTGVYIPRGSMLNGVQTTAGITYYIGKKAEPAPPAPPPPPQPLGALNPGTLSAGSGTLCQGRAITVRSNVTDPAGRAITYKWTVNGQPAGTNSPELTFTPDRAGSYMVELQADAPNTEGLATRTAKANTLSLSVQEYAAPTISNISVNPAAIEYGQSAALSATATGSACSTVSFQWTSTEGSISNPTSATTSFDSKSVRFDQGGKIQSKTVTITGKVTDDRGMSATANGTLKIDYTPQSIRFSDVIFSKGSSRVNNCGKRVLLEELAPKAADPDYEIVLVGHIDNDEASKTSRPTTLDKQRALNALAVLTGGTGTCANVDPSRVKVDWVGTEQVSDMQPALCGTSTRSASKERPGSMASTADQNRRVEVWLVPKGTKMPSSFKDAKTVTPRELKRLGCPK
- a CDS encoding ectonucleotide pyrophosphatase/phosphodiesterase; translated protein: MPRFALCALLLWGSLLQAAPPVLVIALDGFRWDFAEREKAPNLLALKKEGAAVESLMPAFPSTTFPNFYAMATGLYPEHHNLVGMMFYDRSLKKGFQYWRNSSEGFWYGGTPIWLLAEQHHVKAATFFWPGSDASIQGRNPSHFRKYDGRITNEARVKQVLDWLRLPDAQRPGLVMAYFSDVDGKGHALGPDATETREAIARLDALTGDLVRQARAIHPEMNIVVLSDHGMTTVVDHVNLSGRADFRGCIAANEAPMTMLYCDEPERVRAELIRNAPEVEVFRRAEVPAHLHYRDNPRIGDLVLLPKKPIIIEILPPGDADSKVIPQLKGMHGYDPEKYKDMRGILIGVGPAFRSGTTAPSARTVDVFPLLCRLLGLPLPAGLDADLNRVKPLLR
- a CDS encoding deoxyhypusine synthase family protein, which translates into the protein MPHSTESPCQQNRRVVRTKRVDEVNSLHELIQHCLPAFGGAYFRRIYSILDTAIGMGCPLTMAIAGPVTVSGQHQTWLIPLLETGWVAYLSGTDAMCYHDGHRSLDGRRDPVHEVPIFGDDGALRDEHTIRVTDMAFDEDVLLDQDRYLTALLREPEFQKRMTGTELRYLLGRRFSLLEQRNGVAPGMLAVCHRMAIPYFVGAPGDGSVFLNSMKLWAMKQAGLLDNYEFELDIHAEVFESCAYHYWGLFESDTKALATFVLGGGVPKNFNLQPEPALGQVLGLPDVRGYHFDVQIVSSPVTDGSLSSCFPAEAVTWGKVDRNVYQQTTESMQADYSMLMPFLVKALLDNRARYERLREELGEETLYARHPKARGYLRPRDGYRLFEKRADLLAKLVNAVKENREWLAETLDYPMA